In Hyphomicrobiales bacterium, a single window of DNA contains:
- a CDS encoding 2,3-bisphosphoglycerate-dependent phosphoglycerate mutase yields MSGTLVLVRHGQSDWNLKNLFTGWKDVPLTDKGVAEARAAGQRLKAKGLKFDLCFTSALSRAQNTLKLILEELGQTGLPETRDQALNERHYGDLTGLNKDDARKKFGEEQVHIWRRSFDVPPPGGESLKDTLARSLPYYMHMIQPHVLDGKTVLVAAHGNSLRSLIMAIEGLTPEQILKRELETGVPVVYKLKANSLPASIDVLHA; encoded by the coding sequence ATGAGTGGAACACTTGTGCTTGTCCGTCACGGGCAAAGCGATTGGAACCTGAAGAACCTCTTCACCGGCTGGAAGGACGTGCCGCTCACCGACAAAGGTGTGGCTGAAGCACGCGCCGCCGGGCAGCGCCTCAAGGCCAAGGGCCTGAAGTTCGACCTGTGCTTCACCTCGGCACTGTCGCGGGCGCAGAACACGCTCAAGCTGATCCTTGAGGAACTGGGCCAGACGGGCCTTCCTGAAACACGCGACCAGGCCCTGAACGAGCGTCACTACGGCGATCTCACCGGCCTCAACAAGGATGACGCGCGCAAGAAGTTCGGCGAGGAGCAGGTGCACATCTGGCGGCGCAGCTTCGACGTGCCGCCGCCCGGGGGTGAAAGCCTGAAGGACACGCTGGCCCGTTCGCTGCCTTACTACATGCACATGATCCAGCCCCATGTGCTGGACGGCAAGACGGTGCTCGTGGCCGCCCACGGCAACTCGCTGCGTTCGCTCATCATGGCGATCGAGGGATTGACGCCCGAACAGATCCTCAAGCGCGAACTCGAAACGGGCGTGCCGGTGGTCTACAAGCTCAAGGCCAACTCGCTGCCCGCCTCGATCGACGTGCTGCACGCGTAA
- a CDS encoding bifunctional helix-turn-helix domain-containing protein/methylated-DNA--[protein]-cysteine S-methyltransferase — protein sequence MAMTHDHISQLDDYARVRDVLAFLTENWRDQPPLDVLAARARMSPDGLQRLFTRWAGLTPKAFLQALTLDHARAMLQDRASILDTALDVGLSGPGRLHDLFVTHEGMPPGAYKEKGAGLDIAYGFHPSPFGLALVMATPFGLCGLAFADRGEEKTVLADMTGRWPNAQYTENSAATAPYAARIFAPGAWRDGQPLRVTMIGTDFEIRVWETLLKIPTGKATTYGDIAAAVGSPKAARAVGAAVGRNPISFVVPCHRVLGKSGDLTGYHWGLTRKRAILGWEAGKIAG from the coding sequence ATGGCCATGACACACGATCACATCTCGCAACTCGACGACTACGCCCGCGTCCGCGACGTTCTCGCCTTCCTCACGGAAAACTGGCGCGACCAGCCACCGCTCGATGTGCTGGCCGCGCGCGCCCGCATGTCGCCGGACGGGTTGCAGCGCCTCTTCACCCGGTGGGCCGGGCTCACGCCGAAGGCCTTCCTGCAGGCGCTGACGCTTGACCACGCCCGCGCCATGCTGCAGGACCGTGCCAGCATTCTTGATACGGCCCTCGATGTGGGCCTTTCCGGGCCGGGCCGCCTGCATGACCTCTTTGTGACCCACGAAGGCATGCCGCCCGGTGCCTACAAGGAAAAGGGCGCGGGCCTTGATATTGCCTACGGCTTTCACCCTTCACCCTTCGGATTGGCGCTCGTGATGGCAACCCCCTTCGGCCTCTGCGGCCTGGCCTTTGCTGACCGGGGCGAAGAGAAGACCGTGCTCGCAGACATGACTGGCCGCTGGCCCAATGCTCAGTACACGGAGAATTCCGCCGCTACGGCTCCCTATGCGGCGCGCATCTTTGCACCCGGCGCGTGGCGCGACGGCCAGCCCTTGCGGGTCACCATGATCGGCACCGACTTTGAAATCCGCGTCTGGGAAACGCTGCTGAAAATCCCGACTGGCAAGGCCACCACCTATGGCGATATTGCCGCAGCCGTGGGCTCACCCAAGGCCGCCCGCGCCGTGGGTGCCGCCGTCGGGCGCAATCCCATCTCCTTCGTGGTGCCGTGCCACCGTGTGCTGGGAAAGTCCGGCGACCTCACCGGCTATCACTGGGGCCTCACCCGAAAACGCGCCATCCTCGGTTGGGAAGCCGGAAAAATCGCGGGCTGA